One window from the genome of Elaeis guineensis isolate ETL-2024a chromosome 5, EG11, whole genome shotgun sequence encodes:
- the LOC105036904 gene encoding polyphenol oxidase, chloroplastic has translation MASLPKPSLSTSSLSTCPRSFACPFYRQRPRVPLSFKKSHVHPRISCKATRDEHEKPTHTTEAIGSSGKLDRRDMLIGLGGLYGAAAGLGVNRKALGLPIEAPDISKCGPADLPSGATPTDCCPPFTSKIIDFKLPPRSDPLRIRPAAHLVDSEYLAKYAKAVELMKALPADDPRNFTQQANVHCAYCDGSYDQIGFPDIEIQVHNSWIFFPWHRFYLYFHEKILGKLIGDETFALPFWNWDAPAGMRMPSIYTDPSSSLYDKLRDAKHQPPYLIDLDFNGRDPSFTQAQQIDHNLNIMYRQVIANGKTAQLFMGSPYHAGDQPNPGGGSLENVPHGTVHVWTGDRNQPNGEDMGTLYSAARDPIFFAHHSNVDRMWYVWKMLGGKHKDFEDKDWLNTSFLFYDENADLVRVKIKDCLDTQWLRYTYQDVEIPWLKARPTPKGTVAAKKGARSLRAVTEAAFPVTLESSVSATVRRPKVSRSSKEKKDEEEVLVVEGIEFDRDMFIKFDVYINTPEEEGVDPGSSEFAGSFVNVPHKHNHSKKEKKLRTALRLGITELLEDLGAEADDSVLVTLVPRKGKGKAKVGGLRIEFLK, from the coding sequence ATGGCAAGCCTCCCTAAACCAAGTTTATCTACCTCCTCCCTCTCCACCTGCCCTAGGTCCTTTGCATGCCCCTTCTATCGACAGAGGCCTCGGGTCCCTCTTTCCTTCAAGAAATCTCACGTCCACCCCAGAATCTCATGCAAAGCAACAAGGGATGAACATGAGAAGCCCACGCACACCACGGAGGCCATAGGATCTTCAGGCAAGCTCGACCGCCGTGATATGCTCATCGGCCTTGGTGGGCTCTATGGAGCTGCCGCTGGACTTGGAGTCAACCGCAAGGCCCTCGGACTCCCCATTGAAGCCCCTGACATCTCCAAATGTGGCCCCGCTGACCTCCCGTCCGGTGCAACACCTACTGATTGCTGCCCACCATTCACCTCCAAAATCATCGACTTCAAGCTCCCGCCACGCTCCGACCCCCTTCGCATCCGCCCTGCTGCCCACTTAGTTGACTCAGAGTACTTGGCAAAGTATGCCAAGGCCGTGGAGCTCATGAAGGCCTTGCCGGCCGACGACCCACGTAACTTCACCCAACAGGCTAACGTCCACTGCGCCTACTGTGATGGCTCCTACGACCAGATCGGCTTCCCTGACATCGAGATCCAGGTCCATAATTCCTGGATCTTCTTCCCCTGGCACCGGTTTTACCTCTACTTCCATGAGAAAATACTCGGCAAGCTCATCGGCGACGAGACCTTCGCGCTTCCCTTCTGGAATTGGGATGCACCCGCTGGCATGCGAATGCCTTCCATCTATACCGACCCTTCTTCGTCGCTATATGACAAGCTTCGTGACGCCAAGCACCAGCCACCGTACCTAATCGACCTCGACTTCAATGGGCGGGACCCATCCTTCACCCAGGCCCAGCAAATCGACCACAACTTAAATATAATGTATCGCCAAGTGATCGCTAATGGGAAAACAGCACAACTGTTCATGGGATCCCCCTACCATGCCGGGGACCAGCCAAATCCTGGCGGAGGCTCGCTCGAGAACGTGCCGCACGGCACCGTCCATGTATGGACTGGTGATAGGAACCAGCCAAATGGAGAGGACATGGGCACGCTTTACTCAGCTGCCCGAGATCCCATCTTCTTTGCCCACCACTCCAACGTCGATCGCATGTGGTATGTGTGGAAGATGCTCGGTGGAAAGCACAAGGACTTCGAAGACAAGGACTGGCTCAACACCTCCTTTCTCTTCTACGACGAGAACGCCGACCTAGTTCGAGTCAAAATTAAGGATTGTCTGGATACTCAGTGGCTCCGATACACCTACCAAGATGTCGAGATCCCTTGGCTGAAAGCTCGACCCACTCCCAAGGGTACTGTGGCGGCGAAGAAGGGTGCGAGATCACTACGAGCGGTCACAGAGGCGGCGTTCCCGGTGACCTTGGAATCGTCAGTGAGCGCGACGGTGAGGCGGCCAAAGGTGTCGAGGAGCAGCAAGGAGAAAAAAGACGAGGAGGAGGTCCTGGTGGTCGAGGGGATCGAGTTCGACCGCGACATGTTCATCAAGTTCGACGTGTACATCAACACGCCGGAGGAGGAAGGGGTTGACCCCGGGTCAAGTGAGTTTGCCGGGAGCTTCGTCAACGTGCCTCACAAGCACAATCAcagcaagaaggagaagaagctGAGGACGGCTCTGCGGCTGGGGATAACGGAATTGCTGGAGGACCTCGGGGCCGAGGCAGACGATAGTGTGCTCGTCACGCTGGTTCCAAGGAAGGGGAAGGGAAAGGCGAAAGTTGGTGGGCTGCGGATTGAGTTCCTGAAATGA